One part of the Sporosarcina ureae genome encodes these proteins:
- a CDS encoding DUF47 domain-containing protein — protein sequence MLGPRKPDPFFTALLDIAKHVQESMHYANEFKVDSVSDLKDVSIRMKEYETAGDTLIHELITKLNTSFMTPIEREDILSIAIAMDDILDGMEHFLANLEMFSLIEIDEYMQKFILNIMKSTDEIVLAMELLTKKKLVEMRTHAVQIKEYERICDEVLRTSIKQMFIREKDPIRIIQLKDLYELLEDTADFCQDVANNIETIIMRNA from the coding sequence ATGTTAGGTCCACGTAAACCCGATCCTTTTTTTACAGCGTTATTGGACATCGCCAAGCATGTGCAAGAATCCATGCACTATGCGAACGAGTTTAAAGTCGATTCTGTCTCGGACTTAAAGGATGTCAGCATTCGCATGAAGGAATACGAAACAGCTGGTGACACGTTGATTCATGAATTAATCACGAAGTTGAACACATCGTTCATGACGCCGATTGAGCGCGAAGATATTTTGAGTATCGCGATTGCAATGGATGATATCCTCGATGGCATGGAGCATTTCCTTGCTAATCTCGAGATGTTTTCTCTCATTGAAATAGATGAGTACATGCAGAAGTTCATTCTCAACATTATGAAAAGTACCGATGAAATCGTTTTGGCGATGGAATTGCTGACGAAGAAAAAGCTAGTGGAAATGCGTACGCATGCTGTGCAAATCAAAGAGTATGAACGGATTTGCGACGAAGTGTTGCGGACTTCCATTAAGCAAATGTTCATTCGTGAAAAAGATCCAATTCGTATCATTCAATTGAAAGATCTGTATGAACTGCTGGAAGACACGGCAGACTTTTGTCAAGACGTGGCAAACAATATCGAAACCATTATCATGCGCAACGCATAA
- a CDS encoding PCYCGC motif-containing (lipo)protein, whose product MKKKLLAGLAALTLALAACGNGATEKPAEVDPKDVRAEAGHDHAEHLPNGDLQEVTASADILPSFLDDKPEDMRMVYQVAANATDILEYMPCYCGCGDSAGHKSNMNCFLDEVREDGSVVWDDHGTRCLVCLEIAVKSVQMKQDGKSMKEIRDAIDTEYGNGNYAKPTDTPMPA is encoded by the coding sequence ATGAAAAAGAAGTTACTTGCAGGACTGGCGGCGCTGACTTTGGCGCTTGCGGCATGCGGAAACGGCGCTACAGAAAAGCCTGCTGAAGTCGATCCGAAAGACGTGCGTGCAGAAGCAGGACATGACCACGCAGAACATTTGCCAAACGGAGACTTGCAAGAAGTGACCGCTTCAGCGGATATCTTGCCTTCATTTCTAGATGATAAGCCAGAAGATATGCGTATGGTCTATCAAGTAGCGGCCAATGCAACGGACATTTTAGAATACATGCCTTGCTATTGTGGTTGCGGAGATAGTGCCGGACACAAGAGTAATATGAATTGTTTCTTGGATGAAGTGCGCGAAGACGGCTCGGTCGTCTGGGATGATCACGGCACACGTTGCCTAGTTTGTCTGGAGATCGCAGTGAAATCCGTACAAATGAAGCAAGACGGCAAGTCGATGAAAGAAATCCGTGACGCAATTGATACAGAGTATGGTAATGGAAATTACGCGAAACCGACGGATACTCCAATGCCTGCATAA
- the fumC gene encoding class II fumarate hydratase, whose amino-acid sequence MEYRIEHDTFGEIQVPADKLWGAQTQRSKHNFKIGGERIPLGVIQAFAHLKKSAAIASHSFGNLSEVKMKAIKAAAEEVIEGKWDEHFPLVVWQTGSGTQSNMNMNEVLANRGNQLLEEWGEEERLHPNDDVNKSQSSNDTFPTALHVAGVIAVEREVLPAIDKLAATLQKKSEDFTDIIKIGRTHLQDATPLTLGQEISGWHRMLEKTHSMLETSVETMKELAIGGTAVGTGLNAPAGFGEKVAEEISKSVGIDFTSAQNKFHALTSYDEVVYTHGALKALAADLMKIANDVRWLASGPRSGIGEITIPENEPGSSIMPGKVNPTQSEALTMVVAQVMGNDATIGFSASQGNFELNVFKPVIIYNFLQSAKLLADGMISFNDNCAVGIEPNREEIDNKVKNSLMLVTALNPHIGYENAAKIAKKAHTEGTTLKEAALSTGLLTEAQFDEYVDPSKMTGNS is encoded by the coding sequence ATGGAATATCGTATTGAGCATGACACGTTCGGAGAAATACAAGTACCAGCAGATAAGTTATGGGGAGCGCAGACGCAGCGCAGTAAGCACAACTTTAAAATCGGCGGGGAACGCATTCCGCTTGGTGTAATCCAAGCCTTTGCCCATTTGAAAAAATCAGCAGCAATCGCAAGTCATTCATTCGGCAATCTATCCGAAGTCAAAATGAAAGCTATCAAAGCAGCAGCAGAAGAAGTCATTGAAGGCAAATGGGACGAGCACTTCCCGTTAGTCGTTTGGCAAACAGGAAGCGGTACGCAATCGAACATGAACATGAACGAAGTACTCGCTAACCGTGGAAACCAGTTGCTTGAAGAGTGGGGCGAGGAAGAACGCCTGCACCCGAATGACGATGTCAACAAATCACAGAGTTCGAATGATACGTTCCCGACAGCACTTCACGTGGCGGGTGTAATTGCGGTAGAGCGCGAAGTATTGCCGGCAATTGATAAATTAGCAGCAACACTTCAGAAAAAATCTGAAGACTTCACAGACATTATTAAAATTGGCCGTACGCACTTACAAGACGCGACGCCATTGACGTTGGGTCAGGAAATCAGCGGTTGGCACAGAATGCTTGAGAAAACGCACAGCATGCTAGAAACTAGTGTCGAGACGATGAAGGAACTCGCAATCGGCGGTACAGCGGTCGGTACAGGACTGAACGCACCAGCTGGATTCGGTGAGAAAGTTGCGGAAGAGATTTCGAAGTCAGTTGGAATCGACTTTACATCTGCACAGAATAAATTCCACGCATTGACGAGTTATGATGAAGTTGTCTACACACACGGCGCGCTAAAAGCATTGGCAGCAGACTTGATGAAAATAGCAAACGACGTACGTTGGTTAGCAAGTGGTCCACGTTCAGGTATTGGCGAAATTACGATTCCTGAAAACGAACCAGGCAGCTCGATCATGCCAGGTAAAGTGAATCCAACACAAAGTGAAGCGTTGACGATGGTTGTGGCTCAAGTTATGGGTAACGACGCGACGATCGGCTTCTCCGCAAGTCAGGGTAACTTTGAATTGAACGTCTTCAAACCAGTTATTATCTATAACTTCCTACAATCAGCGAAATTATTGGCTGACGGTATGATCAGCTTCAACGATAACTGTGCAGTTGGAATTGAACCGAACCGTGAAGAAATCGATAATAAAGTAAAGAATTCCTTGATGCTAGTTACAGCATTGAATCCACATATTGGCTATGAAAATGCGGCGAAAATTGCGAAGAAAGCTCATACAGAAGGTACTACGCTGAAAGAAGCGGCACTATCTACTGGTTTATTGACAGAAGCGCAATTTGACGAATATGTAGACCCAAGCAAGATGACGGGCAACTCATAA
- the chrA gene encoding chromate efflux transporter, with protein sequence MKNNIASSTKRLVELFIVSLKLGLTSFGGPTAHLGYFHEEYVRKRKWMDEKGYADLVALAQFLPGPASSQVGIGIGVARAGVVGGFISFLGFTMPSVVALILFATLLAGSDISDAGWLHGLKIVAVAIVAHAVLGMAKNLTPDIKRKAIALLALVVTLLWQAAFTQVGVIIVAGLVGLWLFKAQDSSDASSSKFLVSKKTGVICLTLFFTLLGMLPLLRELTGSYWIALFDSFYRSGALVFGGGHVVLPLLEQELVPAGWIGNESFLAGYGATQAVPGPLFTFAAYLGAVMNGWQGGLFATVAIFLPAFLLIVGALPFWDVLRNHPKIKGAVMGVNAAVIGILLSALYNPIWTSSILRAEDFALAAVLFSMLTFWKMPPWIVVLAGAVGGALLSI encoded by the coding sequence ATGAAGAATAATATAGCATCTTCCACAAAAAGACTAGTAGAATTATTTATCGTCTCTCTTAAACTAGGATTGACCTCATTTGGTGGACCAACCGCGCATTTAGGTTACTTCCATGAAGAGTATGTGCGAAAACGTAAATGGATGGATGAAAAAGGGTATGCGGATTTAGTAGCATTAGCGCAATTCCTTCCAGGTCCAGCAAGCAGTCAGGTAGGGATTGGAATCGGTGTGGCGCGTGCAGGGGTAGTCGGCGGCTTTATTTCCTTTCTAGGTTTCACGATGCCATCTGTCGTGGCGTTGATCTTATTTGCTACGCTTCTAGCGGGTTCAGATATTAGTGATGCAGGCTGGCTCCATGGATTGAAGATCGTGGCGGTGGCGATTGTCGCGCACGCGGTCCTCGGCATGGCAAAGAATTTAACGCCAGATATTAAGCGAAAAGCGATCGCATTATTAGCACTCGTTGTCACGCTCTTATGGCAAGCGGCTTTTACGCAAGTTGGAGTGATTATAGTAGCGGGTTTAGTAGGGTTATGGTTGTTCAAAGCTCAGGATTCGTCAGATGCTAGTTCCTCGAAATTCCTCGTGTCAAAGAAAACGGGAGTTATTTGTTTAACATTGTTCTTTACTTTGCTTGGCATGTTGCCGTTGCTTCGGGAACTGACAGGATCTTATTGGATCGCGTTATTCGATAGCTTTTATCGGTCGGGTGCGCTCGTATTTGGTGGGGGACATGTTGTCTTGCCTTTATTGGAACAGGAGCTGGTACCGGCTGGATGGATTGGAAATGAATCATTTTTAGCAGGTTATGGTGCGACGCAAGCGGTTCCAGGACCGTTGTTTACGTTTGCAGCCTATCTTGGAGCCGTGATGAACGGTTGGCAAGGTGGATTATTCGCAACCGTCGCGATTTTCTTGCCTGCCTTTTTATTGATCGTCGGAGCACTGCCTTTTTGGGACGTTTTGCGCAATCATCCGAAAATCAAAGGTGCGGTCATGGGTGTCAATGCTGCAGTCATTGGAATACTTCTTTCGGCGTTATATAATCCAATCTGGACGAGCTCGATTTTGCGGGCCGAAGACTTTGCATTGGCGGCCGTTTTATTCAGTATGCTGACTTTTTGGAAGATGCCTCCATGGATTGTCGTGCTAGCCGGTGCGGTAGGCGGAGCTTTATTGTCTATATAG
- a CDS encoding alpha/beta hydrolase gives MKYIYNEKKKGAPVFVLLHGTGGTETDLVSLAELLNPEYNVLGIRGNVQENGMNRFFKRHGEGQYDWEDLEFRGNELYEFIEEKAKEYDFKMEDIVLVGFSNGSNIAIQMMLKQPETFKKAALFAPLYPADIEKKQDFSDVKIFLSLGEGDPIVPESESKRVISLFKERGADMTTAWVHGHSLTQEVAQKAKNWLK, from the coding sequence GTGAAATATATTTACAATGAAAAGAAAAAAGGCGCACCGGTATTTGTATTGCTCCACGGCACAGGCGGTACAGAAACGGACTTAGTATCTCTTGCCGAACTACTCAATCCCGAATACAACGTTTTAGGCATCAGAGGCAATGTACAGGAAAATGGCATGAATAGATTCTTTAAACGCCACGGTGAAGGGCAGTACGACTGGGAAGATCTTGAGTTCCGCGGCAATGAACTGTATGAGTTCATTGAAGAAAAAGCAAAAGAGTATGATTTCAAAATGGAAGATATCGTGCTAGTCGGGTTCTCAAACGGTTCGAATATTGCGATTCAAATGATGCTCAAGCAACCAGAAACATTCAAAAAAGCAGCCTTATTCGCACCACTGTATCCTGCAGATATAGAAAAAAAACAAGATTTCAGCGATGTGAAAATATTCCTTTCACTAGGCGAAGGCGATCCAATTGTACCTGAATCCGAAAGCAAGCGCGTGATCAGTCTCTTTAAAGAAAGAGGTGCAGATATGACAACTGCTTGGGTTCATGGTCATAGCTTGACGCAGGAAGTCGCGCAGAAAGCGAAAAACTGGTTGAAGTAA
- a CDS encoding GNAT family N-acetyltransferase produces MKTKRIRTQEDLQKSFDIRKAVFVQEQQVPEEDEFDEFDVLNEVCEHILVEHEGQALASGRLRVVDGIGKLERICVLATHRSLGVGKVIVLGLEEIANDKGIERLKLHGQTHAEEFYRKLGYETTSDIFMEDGIPHIVMEKVRSIV; encoded by the coding sequence ATGAAAACGAAGAGAATCCGTACACAAGAAGACCTTCAAAAGTCTTTTGACATACGAAAAGCGGTATTTGTCCAAGAACAACAGGTTCCAGAAGAGGATGAGTTTGATGAATTTGATGTGCTGAATGAAGTATGTGAACATATTTTAGTAGAACATGAAGGACAAGCGCTCGCATCAGGCAGATTAAGAGTTGTAGATGGGATCGGGAAGTTAGAACGCATTTGTGTGCTAGCCACTCATCGAAGTCTTGGCGTTGGAAAGGTAATTGTTCTAGGCTTGGAAGAAATCGCAAATGACAAGGGGATTGAGCGGTTGAAGTTGCATGGACAAACGCATGCAGAGGAGTTTTATCGTAAACTTGGATACGAGACTACGTCTGATATATTCATGGAAGATGGTATACCGCATATTGTGATGGAGAAAGTTCGCTCTATAGTTTGA
- a CDS encoding VOC family protein, translated as MEAIKKIHHITAIVGDPNENLKFYRDVLGLRLIKQTVNFEDPSVYHLYFGDHNVAPGTVITFFPWTNTNQGRKGSGQVGRIAFRIPKGSMDYWKEHLTAQHISIEMTQLFGKDTLEFDDIHGLELAMVEGEIAADHYDIVDFHGAVLLSGNPEGTKDLLTGLMGLHELTIDDQNQHFETVGKEKHHIITTIPPQPAGRFGIGTVHHIAWSVPHKDALKEWQSVLQDEEFGVTVVKDRNYFNSIYTKEKGKIVFEFATDGPGFDIDEDMKSLGTMLKLPEQYEHKRQEYETLLPKLEI; from the coding sequence ATGGAAGCAATTAAAAAGATCCACCATATTACAGCGATTGTAGGAGATCCTAATGAAAACTTGAAGTTTTACAGGGATGTTTTGGGACTCCGTCTCATAAAGCAAACGGTAAACTTTGAAGATCCAAGCGTCTATCACTTGTACTTCGGAGATCATAATGTTGCTCCTGGTACGGTCATTACATTCTTCCCTTGGACAAATACTAATCAAGGTAGAAAAGGTAGCGGTCAGGTCGGACGAATTGCTTTTAGAATACCTAAAGGCAGCATGGACTATTGGAAAGAGCATTTAACTGCTCAACATATCTCCATTGAAATGACACAGCTTTTCGGTAAAGACACACTCGAGTTCGATGATATTCATGGACTCGAGCTCGCAATGGTCGAAGGTGAAATTGCTGCAGATCATTATGATATTGTTGATTTCCACGGCGCGGTTTTATTGTCCGGAAATCCTGAAGGCACAAAAGATCTTCTAACCGGCCTCATGGGATTACATGAGCTAACTATAGATGATCAGAATCAACACTTTGAAACAGTTGGCAAGGAAAAACACCATATTATTACGACCATTCCTCCGCAACCTGCTGGAAGATTCGGCATCGGAACTGTCCACCACATCGCGTGGTCGGTGCCGCATAAGGATGCATTGAAAGAATGGCAGTCCGTACTACAAGATGAAGAATTCGGGGTCACTGTAGTAAAGGACAGAAATTACTTCAACTCCATCTATACCAAGGAAAAAGGAAAGATCGTATTCGAGTTCGCAACAGACGGTCCTGGATTTGATATTGATGAAGACATGAAATCGCTAGGCACGATGCTGAAATTACCGGAGCAATACGAACATAAAAGGCAAGAATACGAAACTCTGCTTCCGAAATTGGAAATATAG
- a CDS encoding inorganic phosphate transporter: MDTILILTILVVVFALAFDFINGFHDTANAIATSVSTRALKPRTAIMLAATMNFVGALTFTGVAKTITKDIVDPFVLENGSLVILAALVSAIIWNLVTWYFGIPSSSSHALIGSIAGSAIAAAGFGILNYSGFIKIIQALLLSPIIALVGGFLVMTILRTVLKNRNLFKANRRIRYMQIGTAAIQSFTHGTNDAQKAMGIITMALIAAELQTTDDIQLWVRIAAATAMGIGTSIGGYKIIKTVGGKIMKIRPIHGIASDLNSAVIIFGATLLHLPVSTTHVISSSIMGVGSAQRLKGVKWGVAQKIVLTWIITMPISALMAGVVYKIFTLFL, from the coding sequence ATGGATACGATTCTCATACTAACCATTCTCGTCGTGGTCTTTGCCTTGGCATTCGACTTCATTAATGGTTTTCACGATACAGCCAACGCGATCGCTACTTCGGTATCGACACGCGCTTTGAAACCTCGGACTGCGATTATGCTAGCGGCCACGATGAACTTTGTCGGTGCACTGACATTCACAGGTGTAGCAAAAACCATTACAAAAGATATCGTCGATCCGTTCGTATTAGAAAATGGTTCTCTCGTTATTTTGGCAGCACTCGTTTCCGCGATTATCTGGAACTTGGTCACGTGGTATTTTGGAATTCCTTCTAGCTCATCGCATGCATTGATCGGATCTATTGCCGGCTCAGCAATTGCAGCAGCCGGATTTGGTATTCTGAATTACAGCGGATTCATTAAAATCATTCAAGCACTGTTACTGTCCCCTATCATTGCACTCGTCGGCGGATTTCTTGTCATGACCATCTTACGTACGGTATTAAAGAACCGTAATTTATTTAAAGCAAACCGTCGTATTCGCTACATGCAAATCGGGACGGCTGCGATTCAATCATTCACGCACGGTACGAATGACGCGCAAAAGGCAATGGGGATTATTACGATGGCTTTGATCGCGGCAGAATTGCAGACCACCGACGATATCCAGTTATGGGTACGGATTGCAGCGGCGACTGCGATGGGAATCGGGACGTCAATCGGCGGGTATAAGATTATTAAAACCGTTGGCGGCAAGATTATGAAAATCCGGCCGATTCACGGGATTGCGTCCGATTTGAACTCCGCGGTCATTATTTTCGGTGCCACACTTCTTCATTTGCCTGTCAGCACGACGCATGTCATCTCTTCTTCTATTATGGGAGTCGGGTCAGCGCAACGCTTAAAAGGTGTGAAATGGGGAGTCGCACAAAAGATTGTTTTAACGTGGATTATCACGATGCCGATCTCCGCTTTAATGGCCGGGGTCGTCTATAAAATATTCACACTTTTCCTATAA
- a CDS encoding GNAT family N-acetyltransferase codes for MIHFVQFEEQYIPKMALLLAARHADERQRFPFLQERFEHVEQAEERLREELEKPYTGGLVTLRDEEVIGYLLYEYRQDVSHGRTVYVGYPSFVIHEDEHPRLARLMYTEAGAEWVRNGYFEHIMDIPVGNDELILEMLEQSFHFEQRFAALSLEHYRAQPGENSLVKMKELVGNEQKVLHKMAPWNSLHQAKAPAWKPITQEALDAERDVFAAYEGKEGTRSWVAEQDGAPVAFHLFTPADARHAMTTPDESAVLVQATTNIEMRGQGIGKSIANHSFTQMKNAGYKYVMTDWLTANHLASYFWPKLGFRSYMIRMARTVDARISWADGQ; via the coding sequence ATGATTCATTTTGTACAGTTCGAAGAGCAGTATATACCGAAGATGGCCTTATTATTAGCAGCAAGGCATGCAGATGAACGACAACGTTTTCCGTTTTTGCAGGAACGTTTTGAACATGTCGAGCAAGCGGAAGAACGTTTACGTGAAGAATTGGAGAAACCTTATACGGGAGGGCTCGTGACGTTGCGGGATGAAGAAGTCATTGGCTATCTACTATACGAATACCGTCAAGACGTTTCACATGGACGTACGGTGTATGTAGGATATCCATCATTTGTCATTCATGAGGACGAGCATCCAAGACTAGCACGGTTGATGTACACAGAAGCTGGTGCGGAGTGGGTTCGTAATGGCTACTTCGAACATATCATGGATATACCGGTTGGTAACGATGAATTAATTCTTGAAATGCTGGAGCAGTCGTTTCATTTCGAACAGCGCTTTGCGGCGTTGTCGCTTGAACATTATCGTGCACAGCCTGGAGAGAATAGTCTCGTGAAGATGAAGGAACTAGTGGGGAACGAGCAAAAAGTATTGCATAAGATGGCGCCGTGGAATAGTTTGCATCAAGCGAAAGCGCCAGCGTGGAAACCGATTACACAAGAGGCGTTAGATGCGGAGCGCGATGTATTTGCAGCGTATGAAGGCAAGGAAGGCACGCGTAGCTGGGTTGCAGAACAAGACGGTGCGCCTGTAGCGTTTCATCTATTCACACCGGCGGACGCGCGTCATGCGATGACAACACCGGATGAGTCGGCAGTGCTGGTTCAGGCGACGACGAATATCGAGATGCGTGGCCAAGGGATCGGTAAGTCGATTGCGAACCACAGTTTCACTCAAATGAAAAACGCGGGCTATAAATATGTCATGACGGATTGGTTGACGGCGAATCATTTGGCGTCGTATTTCTGGCCTAAGCTAGGATTCCGTTCATATATGATTCGTATGGCGCGTACAGTGGATGCACGCATCTCATGGGCGGACGGACAATGA
- a CDS encoding diphthine--ammonia ligase, protein MTGVKFVTSWSGGKDSALATYRAIQEGNTPAMLWTMFEKEQPHSKSHALPLEIVQAQAKQMDIPLMIRKADWAGYEVQFIDAMRVSKAHGIHKAVFGDIDLEDHLLWVQSMCAKVGMEAYHPLWEEPRRKLLEEFIAEDFEAYVVVVNTKMMPAEFLGRRFTIDLLDELEALGIDSCGESGEFHTVVVDGPIFKERIPVKMSETIEKDGYVFLKCEIEQETSTD, encoded by the coding sequence ATGACGGGCGTGAAGTTCGTCACATCATGGAGTGGCGGCAAGGATTCGGCACTTGCAACGTATCGTGCAATCCAAGAAGGAAATACGCCGGCTATGCTGTGGACGATGTTCGAGAAAGAACAGCCACATTCTAAATCTCACGCATTGCCACTGGAGATTGTTCAAGCGCAGGCGAAGCAGATGGATATCCCGCTGATGATTCGAAAAGCAGACTGGGCAGGCTATGAAGTGCAATTCATAGACGCTATGCGCGTGTCTAAAGCACATGGTATTCACAAAGCCGTATTTGGAGATATTGACTTAGAAGATCATTTGTTGTGGGTACAGTCCATGTGTGCCAAAGTGGGTATGGAAGCGTATCATCCACTTTGGGAAGAACCGAGACGTAAGCTACTCGAGGAATTCATTGCGGAAGACTTTGAAGCCTATGTAGTCGTCGTCAATACTAAAATGATGCCTGCTGAATTTCTCGGCAGACGTTTCACGATTGACTTATTGGATGAACTTGAAGCGCTCGGCATCGATAGCTGTGGGGAGTCAGGAGAATTCCATACGGTCGTCGTGGATGGGCCGATTTTCAAGGAACGTATCCCTGTGAAGATGAGCGAGACTATCGAAAAAGATGGCTATGTATTTTTGAAATGTGAGATAGAACAAGAAACTTCCACAGACTGA
- a CDS encoding YceI family protein: MTKAKWNVDTAHSTVEFSVRHMMISNVKGTFNEFQGNIEADPEDLTGASIDFTIDANSIDTRKPDRDNHLRSADFFDVENYPKLSFKATKIEKTSKDTYDLTGDFTIRDTTKPVTFNVKYEGMAKDPMSGDEAAGFTGKTTINRKEFGLTWNAALETGGVVVSDEVKINIEIQLRK; the protein is encoded by the coding sequence ATGACAAAAGCAAAATGGAACGTTGACACTGCACACAGCACAGTAGAATTTTCCGTAAGACATATGATGATTTCAAACGTAAAAGGAACATTTAACGAATTCCAAGGAAACATCGAAGCGGATCCAGAAGATTTAACAGGAGCGTCTATCGATTTCACAATTGATGCGAACAGTATTGATACACGTAAACCCGATCGAGACAACCATCTACGTTCAGCTGACTTTTTCGATGTAGAAAATTACCCGAAATTATCATTCAAAGCAACAAAAATTGAGAAGACTTCTAAAGATACGTACGACTTAACTGGCGACTTCACGATTAGAGATACAACAAAGCCTGTCACGTTCAATGTAAAGTATGAAGGTATGGCTAAAGATCCGATGAGTGGAGACGAAGCTGCTGGATTTACAGGTAAAACAACGATTAACCGTAAAGAATTCGGTTTAACATGGAACGCTGCACTAGAAACTGGCGGCGTGGTCGTAAGTGATGAAGTAAAGATCAATATCGAAATTCAATTACGTAAATAA
- a CDS encoding multidrug effflux MFS transporter: MNSIEEVGYVHMKTSLQKKIPMPTVWLVILLGSLSAFGPLSMDMYLPGLPIVAEDLNASTSLVQLSLTACLLGLGVGQLIFGPLSDIYGRRKPLVITLSVYAIASVLCAFSPNIWIFVALRFVQGLTGAAGIVIARACARDLYVGSELTKFMAMLSIVSGSAPILSPIIGGVVLNYASWPTVFLLLGVIGLLMFLSTAFFLPDTLPVEARSESGMLAVIKTFSGLLRDKWFLSIALTQGLIMSSLFAYIAGSPFVLQNIYGITAQQFSLFFAMNGIGIITAAQVTGRLSGRIHELKFLRAGVLLSFTASIVLLLTVWNEWPLAVIATALFFMVSSVGLVSPAAFSLAMQSQGKSAGSASAFIGLVPFIGGAIVSPLVGLAGDSSAWPLSIIVLTCSTAALVIYFAVVQKAFRMQGV, encoded by the coding sequence ATGAATTCTATAGAAGAAGTGGGTTATGTACATATGAAAACTTCATTACAAAAAAAGATTCCTATGCCAACTGTTTGGCTCGTTATATTGCTCGGTTCGTTGTCGGCATTCGGTCCGCTGTCGATGGATATGTATTTGCCAGGATTGCCTATTGTGGCGGAGGATTTAAATGCTTCGACTTCACTTGTTCAATTAAGTCTGACGGCTTGTCTGCTGGGCTTAGGCGTAGGACAGCTCATTTTTGGACCGTTAAGTGATATTTATGGCAGACGGAAACCGCTCGTCATTACGCTTAGCGTGTACGCAATCGCTTCCGTTCTATGTGCGTTTAGTCCGAATATCTGGATTTTCGTTGCATTGCGTTTCGTTCAAGGTTTAACAGGCGCTGCTGGAATTGTAATTGCGAGAGCTTGCGCACGTGATTTATATGTAGGAAGTGAATTAACAAAATTCATGGCGATGTTGTCGATCGTCAGTGGATCAGCACCGATACTTTCTCCGATAATAGGCGGTGTTGTGCTGAATTATGCTTCGTGGCCAACGGTGTTCTTGTTACTGGGAGTCATCGGTTTGTTGATGTTTTTATCCACAGCGTTTTTCTTGCCGGACACGTTGCCGGTTGAAGCACGTTCGGAGAGTGGAATGCTGGCAGTCATCAAGACATTTAGTGGTCTACTGAGGGATAAGTGGTTCTTAAGCATCGCGTTAACGCAAGGTTTGATCATGTCAAGCCTATTCGCGTACATTGCGGGGTCTCCGTTCGTTTTACAGAATATTTATGGTATCACTGCGCAACAGTTTTCTCTGTTTTTCGCAATGAATGGTATCGGAATCATTACAGCGGCACAAGTGACGGGGCGGCTTTCGGGTAGAATTCACGAGTTGAAGTTCCTGCGCGCAGGTGTGTTGCTTTCATTCACAGCGAGTATTGTACTTTTGTTGACCGTCTGGAATGAATGGCCGCTTGCTGTAATTGCGACGGCGTTATTCTTTATGGTGTCGAGTGTTGGTTTGGTGTCGCCTGCGGCATTTTCGCTAGCGATGCAGAGTCAAGGGAAGTCAGCAGGAAGCGCGTCGGCGTTTATTGGACTGGTGCCTTTCATCGGCGGTGCAATTGTTTCGCCACTAGTAGGACTAGCGGGAGACAGCTCGGCGTGGCCGCTTAGTATTATCGTATTGACATGCAGTACCGCGGCGTTAGTGATTTATTTTGCAGTGGTTCAGAAAGCGTTTCGGATGCAAGGAGTTTGA